A stretch of DNA from Schizosaccharomyces osmophilus chromosome 2, complete sequence:
ttgGATAACGAAGatgtttatttaattgagaaaaaaaacagtaaaCCAAAGGAAAGTTGAATTAAAAACAGCCACAAATACCAGAGGCGCAGACTCAACCATCGGTTTGGTAAAATCATATTGTATGACAAAGGAATAGAGTAATATTACTATACCAAGAAGTGTAAATATTTGTAAACAGAGGAAGTGTGAACTGGCATgaattattaaaaaagattgtAAACTAAATTAATCAAATGGAAGGTTTTTAATCAATTTTTGACAAGATTGATGTCTTTCTCTACGAACTGGGCAACGTAAAGACGAGGTTTCCAGTTTCATAATTGAACTCACGCATTGCCATCCAACCGTCgattttcctttcaatGGCtcattttgaaaagcatttttcaGACAGTTTCTTTCAACCTTAGAATGGCCGTAGAACTCCATCGCTGCTTCCGCAAACAACTCGACTAGAGTCCCTTCCTAGAAAatcatcatttttaaagaaaaaaaaggtaataaTCAGCctgaaaattaaaaaaattaaaactAAAAAAGGCTCTAATTCCTATATACAATGAACAAGAAGTATTTTTACTATCGAAATCTAAATACGATATTTTATTAAGACATTATATTAAAGAGAATATGAGTGAGTAGGATACCCAAACTTTCGTCCATAACCGGACTGATTTCCTTGGGTCTTTTAAACTTGAttgaatcctttttctattttaaaCGTGATTTCTGACAGAATCTGTTTTTACCGAGTAAAATGCCCTCGTTCATGAAGATTTCCTCCTATGCAGCAGTTGACCTCCACCACCATTCGGGGAATCAGAATTTTCAGTTCTTTACGGCAAAAAGGAATGTACAAGCGTCCAAAGAGGGATTGCTTGGAGAATTGTGAATACGTCTATCATGGCGATGGTTTAAGACGCGTTCCACCCTATCATTACGAATACATAACTTTTGCAAAACTTCGCTGGTATGGAAAAACGCTTTTGGAAGTGTTCAGCACGGAGTTCCGAGACCGTGAGCCAGGATATTACGAAAAGGCCATCCGTGGTGGTCAAGTGAGTGTCAATCATAAAGTTGGAAATGTGGATACTATCATCAACAATGGTTATATAGTCTCACATCACGCTCACCGTCATGAACCTCCTGTTTCTGATCAGCCGGTTGTTATTGTCcatgaagatgaaaagtttgttGTAGTAGATAAGCCTGCAGGAATCCCAGTCCATCCCACAGGACGTTACAACCACAATACTGTTCTTCACATTCtgatgaaggaaaacaaatgtcCTTTTCTATATCCTTGCAACCGGCTTGACCGTTTGACGTCTGGGCTgatgtttttttcaaaaacttcaaagGCTGCCGAAGAGATGCGCGTTTATATGATTAGTAAGGCTTTGAACAAAGAGTACGTCGCCAGAGTGGTTGGGGAATTCCCTGCCGACAAAGAAATAACCTGTGACGCACGTCTTCTTACTGTTGCTCCTACTCTCGGACTAAACCGAGTTCACCCAGATGGGAAAGAAGCTGTTACTGTATTTCGtagaattgcttttgatgGAAATACCTCCCTTGTTCATTGTAAGCCTTTAACTGGAAGAACGCATCAACTTCGTGTTCATTTACAATACCTGGGTCATCCGATTGCAAATGACCCAATTTATGCAAATAGACGAGTCTGGGGCTCATCCCTTGGAAAAAACGGAGACGGTGATAATGCTTCTGTAATTACGCGTCTTTCTGAAATTGGTAAGACGGAGACGGCTTCCCCTTTGTTACAGTATGAATGGTATACGAACGAGACACAGGCAGAAGCAAAAGCTCGTAGAGATAAGCGAATTGGTGAACTCTTGACTGGTGAACATTGTGAAGTATGTGGATCACCTTTGTATACCGACCCTAGTCCAGAGGAACTTGGAATTTGGCTCCATGCTTTACGCTATGAGAGCGACGAATGGTCATATAAAACGGATTATCCTGTATGGGCCTTGAAAGTTAGGGAACGAGATCCAGCTGCGTCTCCTTTACCCTGACTGTTGTCTAAATTGCGCTCTTTGAAATTAAACTCCAAACTCCTGTACATTAGTAATTTAGAATACTTTagaacttttttttgtacaaAAGAGACGGTTACCGTCATGGATTTACGGAATAAATTAAGTTTTTTGTAGTTTGATTGGTTTTAATGAATGCCTTACCTAGTAAGTATTACAGCTTCTGTTCAGTATGGAAAAATCACTTGTACGTACATGGTCATTTCTACTGATGGATAATTTctcgtaaacaaatatataaaCACAGAAAAGAGCAATGATACTAAAACAGAAAACCTCTGCCATGAGTCCTTTCATCCCAACTCGTTACTTCATCTTCAAGTAACTGACAAACCATGACCGATTTGTGATTTAGAGAGAGCTAACTTGGTAAGAACGGGATGTTACTATCTTGCTTTGACTTAAATTCGTCTATCTAATGTGAATTGTGATGGGAGTTCAAGGTTTGCTACCGATGCTTCGGAGAATTGCTCCTGAATGTATTCAGTCAATCGCAGTAAGCGCGTTTTCCAACTTATGCCCTGTCGTCGCCATAGATGGAACATTGCTGCTTATAAGGAACTTTCGCTCACAATCTACTGCTTTAAACTATAGCTATAATCATGTTAATTGGGCATTCAAGCTTTCTAGGTATTGTCGGAGACAAAAAATAACGCCAATCGTTGTGTTTGATAATCCAATTCCAAACGAACATAAAGCAGAGGAGCACGAAAAGAGGCAATtgacaaaagcaaatattGTGAAAGACCGTGATAATATTTCCAAACGTGCATCTCTTCAAGAGAACTTTGAATCGGTTTTGCTCAATCGGGCAAAACCATGTATTGTTTCTGATTGCGAGacacttcttttttcgctCGAGAATTTACTTGAAGATGTGCAATTGGAACATTCAAAACTTTCCGTACCATATGAACAAGAAGATTTAGAATCCACTCAAAAGTCAAGGGAAATTCAAAGCCCTTCACCGAATCCCATAGACAAACAggaaaaacagaaaa
This window harbors:
- the pus9 gene encoding tRNA pseudouridine synthase Pus9, which produces MQQLTSTTIRGIRIFSSLRQKGMYKRPKRDCLENCEYVYHGDGLRRVPPYHYEYITFAKLRWYGKTLLEVFSTEFRDREPGYYEKAIRGGQVSVNHKVGNVDTIINNGYIVSHHAHRHEPPVSDQPVVIVHEDEKFVVVDKPAGIPVHPTGRYNHNTVLHILMKENKCPFLYPCNRLDRLTSGLMFFSKTSKAAEEMRVYMISKALNKEYVARVVGEFPADKEITCDARLLTVAPTLGLNRVHPDGKEAVTVFRRIAFDGNTSLVHCKPLTGRTHQLRVHLQYLGHPIANDPIYANRRVWGSSLGKNGDGDNASVITRLSEIGKTETASPLLQYEWYTNETQAEAKARRDKRIGELLTGEHCEVCGSPLYTDPSPEELGIWLHALRYESDEWSYKTDYPVWALKVRERDPAASPLP